A region of Solea solea chromosome 7, fSolSol10.1, whole genome shotgun sequence DNA encodes the following proteins:
- the scarf1 gene encoding scavenger receptor class F member 1 isoform X2, which yields MVLLLRALSALLCCSLSSSLSLDPAGKNVCLNTRDSSTLVCCTGWRQKGNECSIPVCEGEQACQKEEICVYPGVCRCAPGYFGAHCKTRCPPEFWGSDCRQACRCHPYGRCHAATGECTCNSNRWGPLCQFTCKCTRHGHCHPIHGNCTCDEGWWTPTCSKPCQCVSGGSVGPGCDQLTGRCQCQRGHWGLKCPVTCSCYLSDCNQRTGVCDCESGWWGPSCDRRCNCDLTHSSCDPVNGQCQCQPGFQGVYCNLPCESGKYGSGCQMSCGYCKDSQICSATDGACEACEPGWNGTLCDRPCPNGFYGDGCQAKCPRCRKNEPCDPKTGKCWRCDPGWTGPRCEDACSDRRFGDACRFLCNPCIRGNCHHVTGRCVCEPGFQGESCNSSCSALQFGLNCSSVCDCGEGVSCHPVTGVCPNSGRSAVLAGVLVPLLLLLLAVLCCCLCCGGGPADGKDSATVAEGGLSVRMKYHVYSVLANISAALPCISNWSSGLPRVTVSHHDPELTFNHSFIEPPSSGWVTEGSSFDSDVEEGEALYCVPPREEGTRFSPKERRGSAQDALPRNKPKSSWGVLMLSALQSQGSAARPGEEDTAEAGEREDEVDATDSQESSYEAGDQEEDRTPSRATSQVPGSAGRRQTTPNTAAQKGNQLPTSGSGAQVAAPNKVTTVYVTVGKAGRPVSDTSSDGPVQAMLRRLGSIQRQREQETSKVKTKGGEAIYKPPRRKLGARVSAWEQGGPSGGEVPAAVCKPIRRKHAAHNSCDTTNTNDTPQPDSSTPKRPLSSILKSVPEVASAASSGSVLMAEGDTGQDSSTGQTESSYLTVGPTGDAVSLTEVITNEGAVVSGSDEPCYENVMINHS from the exons ATGGTTCTTCTCCTCAGAGCTCTGAgcgctctgctctgctgctccctGTCCTCCTCACTCAGTCTGGATCCTGCTGGGAAGAACGTCTGCCTCAACACCAG AGACTCCTCTACCCTTGTCTGTTGCACTGGATGGCGTCAAAAGGGAAACGAATGCTCGATAC ctgtgtgtgagggCGAGCAGGCCTGCCAAAAGGAAGAGATCTGTGTGTATCCTGGTGTGTGTCGCTGTGCACCTGGTTACTTCGGAGCTCACTGTAAAACAC GATGTCCGCCTGAGTTCTGGGGTTCAGACTGTCGCCAGGCATGTCGGTGCCACCCATACGGCCGCTGTCACGCTGCCACCGGTGAATGCACCTGCAATTCTAACCGCTGGGGTCCACTGTGCCAGTTTACGTGCAAGTGCACCCGCCATGGCCACTGTCACCCCATCCATGGCAACTGCACCTGCGACGAAGGCTGGTGGACCCCAACCTGCTCCAAACCGTGCCAGTGTGTCAGCGGTGGCTCTGTGGGCCCGGGCTGCGACCAGCTGACGGGCCGGTGTCAGTGCCAGCGAGGACACTGGGGGCTGAAATGTCCCGTCACCTGCAGCTGTTACCTGTCAGACTGTAATCAACGCACAGGCGTGTGCGACTGTGAGTCAGGCTGGTGGGGACCCAGCTGTGACCGGCGATGCAACTGTGACCTCACGCACAGCAGCTGTGACCCAGTTAAcggtcagtgtcagtgtcagccaGGTTTCCAGGGTGTCTACTGTAACCTGCCCTGCGAGTCTGGGAAGTATGGCAGCGGGTGTCAAATGAG CTGCGGGTACTGTAAAGACAGCCAGATCTGCTCTGCCACTGACGGAGCCTGTGAGGCCTGTGAGCCTGGCTGGAATGGGACGCTGTGTGACCGCCCCTGCCCGAATGGTTTTTATGGTGATGGCTGCCAAGCAAAGTGTCCACGCTGCAGGAAAAATGAACCATGTGACCCCAAAACTGGGAAATGCTGGAGGTGTGACCCTGGATGGACTGGACCCAg GTGTGAGGACGCCTGCTCTGACAGAAGATTTGGAGACGCCTGCCGCTTCCTGTGTAATCCTTGTATCCGTGGTAACTGCCATCATGTGACAGGAAGATGTGTCTGCGAGCCAGGCTTCCAGGGAGAGAG CTGTAACAGCAGCTGCTCTGCCCTTCAGTTCGGCCTCAACTGCTcatctgtctgtgactgtggtgAGGGAGTCAGCTGCCATCCAGTCACTGGAGTCTGCCCCAACA gtggcAGGAGTGCTGTACTGGCAGGTGTTCTGGTCCCTCTGCTCCTTCTGCTGTTGGCTGTgctttgctgctgtttgtgttgtggaGGAGGTCCTGCTGATGGCAAAGACAG TGCGACTGTGGCTGAGGGAGGATTGTCTGTTCGGATGAAATATCATGTCTACAGCGTCCTGGCAAACATCAGCGCTGCTCTCCCGTGTATCTCTAACTGGTCCTCTGGTCTGCCTCGTGTAACTG tttctcacCACGACCCAGAGCTGACCTTCAACCACAGCTTCATCGAGCCTCCGTCTTCAGGCTGGGTGACCGAGGGGTCGTCCTTCGACAGTGATGTGGAAGAGGGAGAGGCTCTCTACTGTGTCCCTCCAAGAGAAG AGGGCACACGCTTCAGCCCTAAAGAAAGACGTGGATCTGCTCAGGACGCTCTCCCCCGCAACAAACCTAAATCCTCCTGGGGTGTTTTGATGCTGTCTGCCCTCCAAAGTCAGGGAAGTGCGGCGAGACCAGGAGAAGAAGACACAGCAGAGGCTGGTGAGAGGGAAGATGAGGTGGATGCAACAGACAGCCAGGAGTCAAGCTATGAAGCAGGGGACCAGGAAGAAGATAGAACCCCATCCCGAGCGACCTCCCAGGTCCCCGGCTCAGCAGGAAGAAGACAGACTACGCCCAACACAGCTGCCCAAAAAGGGAACCAGCTGCCAACATCTGGCTCCGGTGCTCAGGTCGCTGCTCCAAATAAAGTCACCACAGTGTACGTGACAGTGGGTAAAGCGGGCAGACCGGTCTCTGACACGAGCTCTGACGGCCCCGTTCAGGCCATGCTGCGCAGACTCGGCAGcattcagagacaaagagagcaGGAGACCAGCAAGGTCAAAACCAAGGGAGGAGAGGCCATTTACAAACCGCCGAGGAGGAAGCTCGGAGCTCGGGTGAGTGCGTGGGAGCAGGGAGGGCCATCAGGAGGGGAGGTTCCTGCTGCTGTATGTAAGCCCATAAGGCGGAAGCATGCTGCCCACAACTCCTGTGACACAACAAACACCAATGACACTCCACAACCGGACAGCAGCACACCGAAAAGGCCGCTGTCGTCCATTTTGAAAAGCGTGCCAGAGGTGGCTTCGGCCGCCTCCTCGGGGTCAGTTCTGATGGCCGAGGGCGACACGGGGCAGGACTCCAGCACAGGACAGACTGAGAGCAGCTACCTTACTGTGGGACCCACAGGAGACGCTGTGAGTCTTACTGAGGTCATCACCAACGAAGGAGCAGTGGTCAGTGGAAGTGATGAGCCCTGCTATGAAAATGTCATGATTAACCACTCATAA
- the vtna gene encoding vitronectin a, with product MKLQVVVPLLALLTHTLAAEESCMGRCENGFDSQRKCQCDSMCKYYKSCCSDFDVTCGMMTRGDTFSFAEDDDDEAIEGTTPSSRHSAQSSTTVSSQMTPTQEPASDFRPLQPPETSVEMSKPPRRTDTIFQRVPVTQRTPTSPTVLPTKKVLFTTLVPETDTAAETTTVPVTTGPTEAPDPDAEVCSGNPFDSFMQLKNGSIFAFRGKYFFELDNKSVAPGYPKLIKDVWGIDGPIDAAFTRVNCQGKTYIFKGNKYWRFDNGVLEDDYPRAINVGFDKIPDHVDAAFALPASGHHGKERVYFFKDDQYYMYEFLHQPSHGECITMSESFPSTQFRRYTDLYYNNYESFFSELFSDLPQHHDQHHFINKDWKGLKSPVDAAMAGRIYVTPRRTAPRRNDYNRDQWWSQQYGQQYGQQYGQQWGRRRQSRSPFWGSTAEQGKNMGQEMAERGMELGQRLAERRMEMEERLGRDWDRRWDQDWDQDRRRDRYNQNNRGNYDSRLRLQSQWDRQRNLPIQSVFFFKGDKYYRVDLSTKRVDPAVPPYPRSIANFWLGCSDTKGAEK from the exons ATGAAGCTGCAGGTCGTCGTGCCGCTGCTCGCTCTGCTCACTCACACTTTGGCTGCTGAAG AGTCCTGTATGGGTCGCTGTGAAAATGGCTTTGACTCTCAGAGGAAGTGCCAGTGTGACTCCATGTGCAAGTATTACaagagctgctgctctgactTTGACGTCACCTGTGGGATGATGA CTCGTGGAGACACATTTTCCTTtgcagaggatgatgatgatgaggcgATTGAAGGCACCACACCCTCTTCCAGACATTCGGCACAGTCTTCTACTACGGTCAGTAGTCAGATGACACCCACACAAGAGCCCGCCTCAGACTTCAGACCACTGCAGCCTCCAGAAACCTCAGTAGAAATGAGCAAACCGCCACGACGCACGGACACCATCTTTCAGAGAGTCCCCGTTACACAGAGGACACCCACTTCACCCACTGTCCTACCTACAAAGAAGGTCCTCTTCACAACCCTCGTCCCTGAGACTGACACAGCAGCTGAGACGACCACTGTCCCGGTCACCACAGGCCCCACTGAAGCCCCTGACCCAGACGCTGAAGTCTGCAGTGGGAATCCGTTTGATTCTTTCATGCAGCTGAAAAATGGCTCTATATTTGCCTTCAGAG GGAAGTATTTTTTTGAACTGGACAACAAGTCAGTTGCGCCTGGTTATCCAAAGCTCATTAAGGACGTGTGGGGCATCGACGGGCCAATCGACGCTGCTTTCACTCGAGTCAACTGTCAAGGAAAGACCTACATCTTCAAG GGAAACAAGTACTGGAGGTTTGATAATGGCGTCCTGGAAGATGATTATCCAAGAGCTATCAACGTGGGCTTTGACAAAATCCCTGATCACGTGGATGCAGCTTTTGCCCTCCCTGCCTCTGGTCACCACGGAAAAGAGAGAGTTTATTTTTTCAAAG ATGATCAGTATTACATGTATGAGTTTCTGCACCAGCCGTCACACGGGGAGTGTATCACCATGTCTGAAAGTTTCCCCTCCACGCAGTTCAGGCGCTACACTGACTTGTACTACAACAACTATGAAAGTTTCTTCAGCGAGCTCTTCTCTGACT TGCCTCAGCATCATGACCAACACCACTTCATCAACAAAGACTGGAAGGGCCTCAAGTCCCCGGTGGATGCTGCCATGGCAGGCAGGATCTATGTGACTCCCCGGAGGACGGCGCCACGCCGCAACGACTACAACCGTGACCAGTGGTGGAGCCAGCAGTATGGACAGCAGTATGGACAGCAGTATGGACAGCAGTGGGGTCGCAGGAGGCAAAGCCGTTCACCCTTCTGGGGCTCCACGGCTGAGCAGGGGAAGAACATGGGTCAGGAGATGGCGGAAAGGGGGATGGAGCTGGGACAGAGGTTGGCAGAGAGGAGAATGGAAATGGAGGAGAGGCTTGGGCGAGACTGGGACAGAAGGTGGGACCAGGACTGGGAccaagacagacggagagacagaTACAACCAGAACAACAGGGGCAACTATGACTCCAGACTCCGACTCCAGTCTCAAtgggacagacagaggaatcTGCCCATCCAGAGCGTCTTCTTCTTTAAAGGAG ATAAATACTACAGAGTGGACCTGAGTACCAAGAGAGTGGACCCTGCCGTGCCTCCATATCCCAGATCCATCGCTAACTTCTGGCTCGGCTGCTCAGACACCAAGGGAGCAGAGAAGTGA
- the sarm1 gene encoding NAD(+) hydrolase SARM1, which translates to MLLCLTLFLFRLRRYFFIMFSSERLSVPDYVSRLQRGRSGSGSGSGSGSDSPRPVSPGIGADVQAVLDVSIPALRSAIKRLKSAKELDDSEETRGAIAKIFQLVEEAWILPASGRQVAEEICNRIRLDGGLDLLLRLQQTPAVEITYESAKLLEQILISENRDYVARMGLGVILNLAQQQEDAQLARSVSGILEHMFKHTEETSIHLITNGALDALLFWCRSTDPTVLRHCAVALANCAMYGGHRCQRWMIEKQAAEWLFPLAFSKEDELIRFHACLAVAVLAANKEIEKEVVKSGTLELVEPFIASLDPDEFARNLLDRADSMQGRTASDLQHLLPLLDGTRLEGKCIAAFYLCVETSIKSRQRNTKIFQEIGAVQSLKRIAMYSTNGTACALAKRALVMMKEEVPKRIPPCVPNWKTCEVQTWLQQIGFSAYCDLFKELQVDGDLLLNITDQDLISDLRMTTGLTRKRFLRDLRVLKTYANYSTCDPNNMADWLVKVDPHFRQYTYGLVQSGVDRSNIQNLTDQQLHHDCSIDNGVHRAKILSASRRPLKTCHTDAQPAGPDVFISYRRTSGSQLASLLKVHLQVRGYSVFIDVEKLEAGKFQDKLIQSVQRARNFILVLSANALDRCMSDTAMKDWVHKEIVTALGSEKNIIPVADNFAWPEPTSLPEDMRQILNFNGVKWSHEYQEASMEKILRFLKGRPDQIDGLDASKGEKKK; encoded by the exons ATGCTCTTGTGTCTGACGCTATTCCTGTTCAGACTCCGTCGATATTTCTTCATCATGTTCAGCTCCGAGAGACTCTCAGTGCCGGATTATGTCAGCCGGCTGCAGAGAGGCAGGAGTGGCTCCGGCTCCGGCTCAGGCTCCGGCTCCGACTCCCCCCGCCCGGTCTCTCCCGGCATCGGCGCCGACGTCCAGGCGGTTCTGGACGTCTCCATCCCCGCCCTGCGCTCCGCCATCAAGAGGCTGAAGTCAGCCAAGGAGCTGGATGATTCAGAGGAAACCCGCGGGGCCATTGCGAAAATCTTTCAGTTAGTGGAGGAGGCCTGGATTTTACCCGCTTCAGGCCGTCAGGTGGCAGAGGAGATTTGCAACAGGATCCGACTAGATGGGGGCCTGGATCTGCTGCTCCGCCTACAGCAGACACCTGCGGTGGAGATAACCTATGAGTCTGCAAAACTGCTGGAGCAGATCCTGATCTCAGAGAACAG AGATTATGTAGCTCGTATGGGGCTGGGGGTCATCCTCAACCTGGCTCAACAGCAGGAAGACGCTCAGCTGGCTCGCAGTGTCTCGGGCATTCTGGAGCACATGTTCAAACACACCGAGGAGACATCTATCCACCTCATCACTAACGGTGCCCTAGATGCTCTCCTCTTCTGGTGTAGGAGTACGGATCCCACCGTGCTGCGACACTGTGCTGTGGCCCTTGCCAACTGTGCCATGTACGGAGGCCACCGCTGCCAGCGATGGATGATCGAGAAACAAGCAGCTGAGTGGCTTTTCCCACTGGCTTTTTCCAAAGAGGATGAACTTATTCGGTTCCATGCGTGCCTGGCTGTAGCGGTATTAGCTGCAAATaaggaaatagaaaaagaggTGGTGAAATCTGGGACCTTGGAGCTGGTGGAGCCATTTATTGCATCTTTGGATCCGGATGAATTTGCCCGCAATTTACTGGACAGGGCAGACAGCATGCAGGGCAGGACAGCATCTGATCTGCAGCACCTCTTACCATTACTGGATGGCACAAGACTGGAGGGAAAGTGCATTGCAGCCTTTTACCTCTGTGTTGAGACCAGCATCAAATCTCGTCAGCGCAACACAAAG ATATTTCAAGAGATCGGAGCGGTGCAGAGCCTTAAAAGAATTGCCATGTATTCCACTAATGGTACCGCCTGTGCCCTCGCTAAACGGGCGCTGGTAATGATGAAAGAGGAAGTACCGAAACGTATCCCGCCATGTGTTCCTAACTGGAAAACCTGTGAGGTGCAGACATGGCTGCAGCAGATCGGCTTCAGTGCCTATTGTGACCTTTTCAAG GAGCTGCAGGTGGACGGAGACCTCTTGCTGAACATCACAGACCAGGACCTGATTAGTGATCTGCGCATGACTACAGGCCTTACCCGTAAAAG ATTTCTTAGAGACCTGCGTGTGTTGAAAACATATGCCAACTACTCCACCTGTGACCCAAACAATATGGCTGATTGGTTAGTCAAGGTGGACCCTCACTTCCGTCAGTACACCTATGGTCTGGTGCAGTCAGGTGTGGATCGCAGCAACATCCAAAACCTGACCGATCAGCAGCTTCACCACGACTGCAGCATAGACAATGGAGTCCACAGAGCCAAGATCCTGTCTGCAAGTCGCAGACCTTTAAAAACCTGCCACACTGATGCCCAGCCCGCAGGACCTGATGTGTTCATAAGCTACCGCCGGACTTCTGGCTCCCAGCTGGCCAG CCTCCTGAAGGTTCACCTGCAGGTTCGAGGATACAGCGTATTCATAGATGTGGAAAAGCTGGAGGCCGGAAAATTTCAGGACAAACTGATTCAGAGCGTCCAGCGAGCACGTAACTTCATCCTGGTCCTGTCTGCCAATGCACTTGATCGGTGCATGAGTGACACTGCCATGAAGGACTGGGTGCACAAG GAGATAGTTACAGCCTTGGGTTCTGAGAAGAACATAATTCCTGTCGCAGATAATTTCGCGTGGCCGGAGCCCACGTCTCTGCCAGAGGACATGAGGCAGATTCTCAATTTCAATGGCGTCAA ATGGTCCCATGAATATCAGGAGGCCTCGATGGAGAAAATCCTTCGTTTTCTCAAAGGACGACCAGACCAAATCGACGGACTAGACGCCTCCaaaggggagaaaaagaaataa
- the scarf1 gene encoding scavenger receptor class F member 1 isoform X1 — translation MVLLLRALSALLCCSLSSSLSLDPAGKNVCLNTRDSSTLVCCTGWRQKGNECSIPVCEGEQACQKEEICVYPGVCRCAPGYFGAHCKTRCPPEFWGSDCRQACRCHPYGRCHAATGECTCNSNRWGPLCQFTCKCTRHGHCHPIHGNCTCDEGWWTPTCSKPCQCVSGGSVGPGCDQLTGRCQCQRGHWGLKCPVTCSCYLSDCNQRTGVCDCESGWWGPSCDRRCNCDLTHSSCDPVNGQCQCQPGFQGVYCNLPCESGKYGSGCQMSCGYCKDSQICSATDGACEACEPGWNGTLCDRPCPNGFYGDGCQAKCPRCRKNEPCDPKTGKCWRCDPGWTGPRCEDACSDRRFGDACRFLCNPCIRGNCHHVTGRCVCEPGFQGESCNSSCSALQFGLNCSSVCDCGEGVSCHPVTGVCPNSGRSAVLAGVLVPLLLLLLAVLCCCLCCGGGPADGKDSATVAEGGLSVRMKYHVYSVLANISAALPCISNWSSGLPRVTVSHHDPELTFNHSFIEPPSSGWVTEGSSFDSDVEEGEALYCVPPREDIPAVAGGEFQEMSSKCNMFLDPSGFSSEDITSPFNIPRTSSIAKSKRPSVSFAEGTRFSPKERRGSAQDALPRNKPKSSWGVLMLSALQSQGSAARPGEEDTAEAGEREDEVDATDSQESSYEAGDQEEDRTPSRATSQVPGSAGRRQTTPNTAAQKGNQLPTSGSGAQVAAPNKVTTVYVTVGKAGRPVSDTSSDGPVQAMLRRLGSIQRQREQETSKVKTKGGEAIYKPPRRKLGARVSAWEQGGPSGGEVPAAVCKPIRRKHAAHNSCDTTNTNDTPQPDSSTPKRPLSSILKSVPEVASAASSGSVLMAEGDTGQDSSTGQTESSYLTVGPTGDAVSLTEVITNEGAVVSGSDEPCYENVMINHS, via the exons ATGGTTCTTCTCCTCAGAGCTCTGAgcgctctgctctgctgctccctGTCCTCCTCACTCAGTCTGGATCCTGCTGGGAAGAACGTCTGCCTCAACACCAG AGACTCCTCTACCCTTGTCTGTTGCACTGGATGGCGTCAAAAGGGAAACGAATGCTCGATAC ctgtgtgtgagggCGAGCAGGCCTGCCAAAAGGAAGAGATCTGTGTGTATCCTGGTGTGTGTCGCTGTGCACCTGGTTACTTCGGAGCTCACTGTAAAACAC GATGTCCGCCTGAGTTCTGGGGTTCAGACTGTCGCCAGGCATGTCGGTGCCACCCATACGGCCGCTGTCACGCTGCCACCGGTGAATGCACCTGCAATTCTAACCGCTGGGGTCCACTGTGCCAGTTTACGTGCAAGTGCACCCGCCATGGCCACTGTCACCCCATCCATGGCAACTGCACCTGCGACGAAGGCTGGTGGACCCCAACCTGCTCCAAACCGTGCCAGTGTGTCAGCGGTGGCTCTGTGGGCCCGGGCTGCGACCAGCTGACGGGCCGGTGTCAGTGCCAGCGAGGACACTGGGGGCTGAAATGTCCCGTCACCTGCAGCTGTTACCTGTCAGACTGTAATCAACGCACAGGCGTGTGCGACTGTGAGTCAGGCTGGTGGGGACCCAGCTGTGACCGGCGATGCAACTGTGACCTCACGCACAGCAGCTGTGACCCAGTTAAcggtcagtgtcagtgtcagccaGGTTTCCAGGGTGTCTACTGTAACCTGCCCTGCGAGTCTGGGAAGTATGGCAGCGGGTGTCAAATGAG CTGCGGGTACTGTAAAGACAGCCAGATCTGCTCTGCCACTGACGGAGCCTGTGAGGCCTGTGAGCCTGGCTGGAATGGGACGCTGTGTGACCGCCCCTGCCCGAATGGTTTTTATGGTGATGGCTGCCAAGCAAAGTGTCCACGCTGCAGGAAAAATGAACCATGTGACCCCAAAACTGGGAAATGCTGGAGGTGTGACCCTGGATGGACTGGACCCAg GTGTGAGGACGCCTGCTCTGACAGAAGATTTGGAGACGCCTGCCGCTTCCTGTGTAATCCTTGTATCCGTGGTAACTGCCATCATGTGACAGGAAGATGTGTCTGCGAGCCAGGCTTCCAGGGAGAGAG CTGTAACAGCAGCTGCTCTGCCCTTCAGTTCGGCCTCAACTGCTcatctgtctgtgactgtggtgAGGGAGTCAGCTGCCATCCAGTCACTGGAGTCTGCCCCAACA gtggcAGGAGTGCTGTACTGGCAGGTGTTCTGGTCCCTCTGCTCCTTCTGCTGTTGGCTGTgctttgctgctgtttgtgttgtggaGGAGGTCCTGCTGATGGCAAAGACAG TGCGACTGTGGCTGAGGGAGGATTGTCTGTTCGGATGAAATATCATGTCTACAGCGTCCTGGCAAACATCAGCGCTGCTCTCCCGTGTATCTCTAACTGGTCCTCTGGTCTGCCTCGTGTAACTG tttctcacCACGACCCAGAGCTGACCTTCAACCACAGCTTCATCGAGCCTCCGTCTTCAGGCTGGGTGACCGAGGGGTCGTCCTTCGACAGTGATGTGGAAGAGGGAGAGGCTCTCTACTGTGTCCCTCCAAGAGAAG ACATCCCAGCGGTGGCAGGCGGTGAGTTCCAGGAGATGAGCTCAAAGTGTAACATGTTCTTAGACCCATCTGGCTTCAGTAGCGAGGACATCACCTCACCTTTCAACATCCCACGCACATCCAGCATTGCCAAGTCAAAGAGGCCATCTGTCTCTTTTGCAGAGGGCACACGCTTCAGCCCTAAAGAAAGACGTGGATCTGCTCAGGACGCTCTCCCCCGCAACAAACCTAAATCCTCCTGGGGTGTTTTGATGCTGTCTGCCCTCCAAAGTCAGGGAAGTGCGGCGAGACCAGGAGAAGAAGACACAGCAGAGGCTGGTGAGAGGGAAGATGAGGTGGATGCAACAGACAGCCAGGAGTCAAGCTATGAAGCAGGGGACCAGGAAGAAGATAGAACCCCATCCCGAGCGACCTCCCAGGTCCCCGGCTCAGCAGGAAGAAGACAGACTACGCCCAACACAGCTGCCCAAAAAGGGAACCAGCTGCCAACATCTGGCTCCGGTGCTCAGGTCGCTGCTCCAAATAAAGTCACCACAGTGTACGTGACAGTGGGTAAAGCGGGCAGACCGGTCTCTGACACGAGCTCTGACGGCCCCGTTCAGGCCATGCTGCGCAGACTCGGCAGcattcagagacaaagagagcaGGAGACCAGCAAGGTCAAAACCAAGGGAGGAGAGGCCATTTACAAACCGCCGAGGAGGAAGCTCGGAGCTCGGGTGAGTGCGTGGGAGCAGGGAGGGCCATCAGGAGGGGAGGTTCCTGCTGCTGTATGTAAGCCCATAAGGCGGAAGCATGCTGCCCACAACTCCTGTGACACAACAAACACCAATGACACTCCACAACCGGACAGCAGCACACCGAAAAGGCCGCTGTCGTCCATTTTGAAAAGCGTGCCAGAGGTGGCTTCGGCCGCCTCCTCGGGGTCAGTTCTGATGGCCGAGGGCGACACGGGGCAGGACTCCAGCACAGGACAGACTGAGAGCAGCTACCTTACTGTGGGACCCACAGGAGACGCTGTGAGTCTTACTGAGGTCATCACCAACGAAGGAGCAGTGGTCAGTGGAAGTGATGAGCCCTGCTATGAAAATGTCATGATTAACCACTCATAA